From the Pseudomonas sp. SORT22 genome, one window contains:
- a CDS encoding LysR substrate-binding domain-containing protein gives MSVSEKSNRPLFDLDLLRAVVMVSDCGSFTTAAARLHSTQSTVSQKVRRLEEMVGHKLLERGNRDVLATDAGQTLLGYARQMLAYNDEMLEAMSGATVAVTVRLGVPEDFAAGRTTHLLSTFNRKHPQVKLEVTSGLCRDLSASYDNGELDLILLKQRRNSREAVACWPEKLQWIDSAKNPAFDQDPVPLVTFPPRGLYRDDMIGAIERMGRRWRISFTSSSLSGLQAAVANGMGISLLPLRAVTAEHLKLTSEHGLPSIDAMEVAIIHRPTADAMVKELAAELARTLASE, from the coding sequence ATGTCTGTCAGTGAAAAATCGAATAGGCCGCTGTTTGATCTTGACCTGTTGCGCGCGGTGGTGATGGTCAGCGACTGCGGCAGCTTCACCACGGCGGCGGCGCGCCTGCATTCAACCCAGTCGACGGTCAGCCAGAAAGTCAGGCGGCTGGAGGAGATGGTCGGGCACAAGCTGCTCGAGCGCGGCAACCGCGACGTGCTGGCCACCGACGCCGGGCAGACGCTGCTCGGTTACGCCCGGCAGATGCTTGCCTACAACGACGAGATGCTTGAGGCGATGTCGGGCGCCACGGTGGCGGTGACCGTGCGCCTGGGCGTGCCGGAAGACTTTGCCGCCGGGCGCACCACCCATCTGCTCTCGACCTTCAACCGCAAACATCCGCAGGTCAAGCTGGAGGTCACCAGCGGCCTGTGCCGCGACCTCAGCGCCAGCTACGACAACGGCGAGCTCGACCTGATTTTGCTCAAGCAGCGGCGTAACAGCCGTGAGGCGGTGGCCTGCTGGCCCGAGAAGCTGCAATGGATCGACAGCGCCAAGAACCCGGCCTTCGACCAGGACCCGGTGCCGCTGGTGACTTTTCCGCCGCGCGGCCTATACCGCGACGACATGATCGGCGCCATCGAGCGCATGGGCCGCCGTTGGCGCATCAGTTTCACCAGCTCCAGCCTCAGCGGCCTGCAGGCGGCGGTGGCCAACGGCATGGGCATCAGCCTGCTGCCGCTGCGGGCGGTTACCGCCGAACATTTAAAGCTGACTTCGGAACACGGCTTGCCGTCGATCGATGCCATGGAAGTGGCGATCATTCATCGGCCAACCGCCGATGCCATGGTCAAGGAACTGGCTGCGGAACTGGCGCGCACCCTGGCTAGCGAGTAG
- a CDS encoding ankyrin repeat domain-containing protein, with the protein MLLERLSTHLAMVFAMLTSLTASADGGTLENQLRSAAENGQAAQVRSLLDQGAVLEARDKMGRTPLLLATHNNQIDAAKVLIDAGADVNAKDSIEDSPYLYAGARGHNDILKLTLAHGADLKSTNRYGGTALIPAAERGHVETVRLLIAAGVAVDQVNKLHWTALLEAIILGDGGQRHVEIVRELIKAGADVNLADGKGVTPLQHARQRGYKEMQTLLEQAGARA; encoded by the coding sequence ATGCTCCTTGAACGCCTGTCCACCCACCTTGCAATGGTGTTCGCCATGCTCACATCGCTGACTGCCAGTGCCGACGGCGGCACCCTCGAAAACCAGCTGCGCAGCGCCGCCGAAAACGGCCAGGCCGCCCAGGTACGCAGCCTGCTCGACCAGGGCGCTGTGCTGGAAGCCCGCGACAAAATGGGCCGCACGCCGCTGCTGCTGGCCACCCACAACAACCAGATCGACGCCGCCAAGGTGCTGATCGACGCCGGCGCCGACGTCAACGCCAAGGACTCCATAGAAGACAGCCCCTACCTGTATGCCGGCGCCCGTGGCCACAACGACATTCTCAAACTGACCCTGGCCCACGGCGCCGACCTGAAAAGCACCAACCGCTACGGCGGCACCGCGCTGATACCGGCAGCCGAACGCGGCCACGTCGAAACAGTACGCCTGCTGATTGCCGCAGGTGTCGCGGTTGACCAGGTCAACAAACTGCACTGGACCGCCCTGCTCGAAGCCATCATCCTCGGCGACGGCGGCCAGCGGCATGTCGAGATCGTGCGTGAACTGATCAAGGCCGGGGCGGATGTCAACCTTGCCGACGGCAAAGGCGTAACCCCGCTGCAACATGCGCGGCAGCGGGGCTACAAAGAAATGCAGACTCTATTGGAACAAGCCGGCGCCCGCGCTTAA
- a CDS encoding LysR family transcriptional regulator, which translates to MRYSPEALQAFVEAAALGSFSAAARKLRKSQSTVSAAIANLEADLGVTLFDRQARQPLLTEAGRKVLGHVQEILAASERLDQLSIRLADKVEPRLTIVFSDMHQLNPDNRVMQLFEQRYQDIELECMIAEAGDVLNLLQSGRAHLGMLAAQPGYPADVAATRLAAQAQMGIFVASSHPLAQLAQPTQAHLAGHRQLYLNTYTDSVNKPQGRVWSAPDYLMLLEMTGEGFGWAELPHGLVRQYGHGQLTELKLRGWPRPIAVDVAWSKLTPPGPAGLWLLDRLLESS; encoded by the coding sequence ATGCGCTACTCCCCAGAAGCCCTGCAAGCCTTCGTCGAAGCCGCCGCCCTCGGCTCGTTCTCCGCCGCCGCGCGCAAGCTGCGCAAAAGCCAATCCACCGTCAGCGCCGCCATCGCCAACCTCGAAGCCGACCTGGGCGTTACCCTGTTCGACCGCCAGGCCCGGCAACCGCTGCTCACCGAAGCCGGGCGCAAGGTGCTCGGCCATGTGCAGGAGATCCTCGCCGCCAGCGAGCGCCTCGACCAGTTGAGCATTCGCCTGGCGGACAAGGTCGAGCCGCGGCTGACAATCGTGTTTTCCGACATGCATCAGCTCAACCCGGACAACCGGGTGATGCAGCTGTTCGAGCAGCGCTATCAGGACATCGAGCTGGAATGCATGATCGCCGAGGCGGGCGACGTGCTGAACCTGCTGCAGAGTGGCCGCGCACATCTGGGCATGCTCGCGGCGCAACCCGGCTACCCGGCGGATGTGGCCGCGACGCGGCTGGCGGCGCAGGCGCAGATGGGCATTTTTGTCGCCAGCAGCCACCCCTTGGCGCAGCTTGCGCAGCCGACCCAGGCGCACCTGGCCGGGCATCGGCAGTTGTATTTGAATACCTACACCGACAGTGTCAACAAACCCCAGGGGCGGGTGTGGTCGGCGCCGGATTATCTGATGCTGCTGGAGATGACCGGGGAGGGCTTTGGCTGGGCCGAGTTGCCCCACGGCCTGGTCCGCCAGTACGGCCATGGCCAGCTCACCGAGCTCAAGCTGCGCGGCTGGCCGCGGCCGATTGCAGTGGATGTGGCCTGGTCGAAGCTGACCCCGCCGGGGCCGGCGGGGTTGTGGTTGCTCGATCGCTTGCTGGAGAGCAGTTAA
- a CDS encoding DUF3616 domain-containing protein: protein MNKPANTLMLRFNPASASLRDGLSVALQIGNTLWLANDETTSLERLTIQPAVPGGAVTCDEHHSFPLMKYLRLPIPDADAEIDIEGLAYAADAGYLWVVGSHSLKRKKADADKSAQKNIKRLSTVEADGNRFLLARLPVVQQNDSYVLADKLDGDGRTAAQLHGNALGNDLTAEIARDDQLRDFLRIPGKDNGFDIEGLAVIGSRLLLGLRGPVLRGWSVLLEIEPEADGDSTDTLVLKKIGPDGRRYRKHFFALNGLGVRDLCSRGDELLILAGPSMDLDGPVTVFRWRGGFAADEEQVVFADQLQRVLEVPFGNGDDHAEGMCLFQSAEKQSELLLIVYDAAAQRRKHADRSVEGDLFTLS, encoded by the coding sequence ATGAACAAGCCAGCCAACACCCTGATGCTGCGCTTTAATCCAGCATCTGCCTCATTGCGCGATGGCCTTTCGGTTGCCTTGCAGATCGGCAACACGCTGTGGCTGGCCAACGACGAAACCACCAGCCTCGAACGCCTGACCATCCAGCCCGCAGTACCCGGTGGGGCGGTGACGTGCGATGAGCACCACTCCTTCCCGCTGATGAAGTATCTGCGCCTGCCCATACCCGATGCAGATGCCGAGATCGATATCGAGGGCCTGGCCTATGCCGCTGACGCGGGTTATCTCTGGGTCGTCGGCTCCCATAGCCTCAAACGCAAGAAGGCGGATGCCGACAAATCTGCGCAGAAGAACATCAAGCGCCTGTCGACGGTAGAGGCGGATGGCAATCGCTTTCTGTTGGCGCGTCTCCCGGTGGTGCAGCAGAACGACAGTTATGTGCTTGCCGACAAGCTGGATGGCGATGGGCGTACGGCGGCGCAGTTACATGGCAATGCGCTCGGCAACGACCTCACGGCGGAAATTGCCAGGGACGATCAGCTACGCGACTTTTTGCGCATCCCGGGCAAAGACAACGGTTTCGATATCGAGGGCCTGGCCGTCATCGGCTCGCGCCTGCTGTTGGGGCTGCGGGGGCCGGTGCTGCGCGGCTGGAGCGTGCTGCTGGAGATCGAGCCTGAAGCCGATGGCGACTCCACCGACACCCTGGTGCTGAAGAAGATCGGCCCGGACGGGCGCCGCTATCGCAAGCACTTCTTCGCGCTCAACGGCCTGGGGGTGCGCGACCTGTGCAGCCGCGGCGACGAGCTGCTGATTCTGGCAGGGCCGTCCATGGACCTGGATGGCCCGGTCACGGTGTTCCGTTGGCGCGGCGGCTTTGCGGCCGATGAAGAGCAGGTGGTGTTTGCCGATCAATTGCAGAGGGTGCTGGAGGTACCGTTCGGCAACGGCGACGATCATGCAGAGGGCATGTGTTTGTTCCAGTCGGCTGAGAAGCAGAGCGAGCTTTTGCTGATCGTCTACGACGCCGCAGCGCAGCGTCGTAAACACGCTGACCGCAGTGTGGAAGGCGACCTGTTTACCCTAAGCTAA
- a CDS encoding alpha/beta hydrolase, whose product MGYVTTQDGVEIFYKDWGPRDAQVVFFHHGWPLSADDWDTQMLFFLANGFRVVAHDRRGHGRSSQVWDGHDMDHYADDVAAVVNHLGVQGAVHVGHSTGGGEVIHYIARHGEDRVSKAAIISAVPPLMVQTPSNPGGLPKSVFDDLQAQLQANRAQFYYDVPAGPFYGYNRPGSKPSEGTIWNWWRQGMMGCAKAHYDGIVAFSQTDFTEDLKSIKIPVLVMHGDDDQIVPYENAGVLSAKLLQNSTLKIYPGFPHGMPTTNADTINADLLAFVRS is encoded by the coding sequence ATGGGGTATGTCACTACGCAGGACGGTGTTGAAATCTTTTACAAAGACTGGGGGCCACGCGATGCCCAGGTAGTCTTTTTCCACCACGGATGGCCGCTTAGCGCGGACGATTGGGACACGCAAATGCTCTTTTTCCTGGCCAACGGTTTCCGGGTTGTAGCACACGACCGACGTGGTCACGGGCGATCCAGCCAGGTCTGGGATGGACACGACATGGATCACTATGCCGATGACGTCGCGGCAGTGGTTAATCATCTCGGCGTGCAAGGCGCTGTCCATGTCGGTCATTCCACCGGCGGAGGTGAAGTCATCCATTACATCGCGCGCCACGGCGAAGACCGAGTGTCGAAAGCAGCCATCATCAGCGCTGTGCCACCGCTAATGGTTCAGACCCCGAGCAATCCTGGTGGCCTGCCGAAATCAGTTTTCGACGACTTGCAGGCACAACTACAAGCGAATCGTGCACAGTTCTACTACGACGTTCCAGCAGGGCCTTTTTACGGCTATAACCGCCCGGGTTCAAAACCGTCCGAGGGAACCATCTGGAACTGGTGGCGACAAGGCATGATGGGCTGTGCAAAGGCACACTATGACGGGATCGTGGCGTTTTCTCAGACCGACTTCACCGAAGATTTGAAGAGCATCAAGATTCCTGTCCTGGTGATGCATGGTGATGATGACCAGATAGTTCCTTATGAGAATGCCGGTGTTCTGTCAGCCAAACTTCTGCAAAACAGTACGCTGAAAATCTACCCGGGCTTCCCGCACGGAATGCCTACAACCAATGCCGATACGATTAACGCCGATCTGCTCGCATTCGTGAGGAGCTAA
- a CDS encoding MerR family transcriptional regulator, whose amino-acid sequence MRIGELAKISGLAPSRIRFYEASGLIKSVERKSNGYRDYAPDTEWVLEIITGAQAAGFSLEEIRQLMPMNASGWQHEELLSGLKQKVEEIGVLQERLAQNKAQLLLVIKGIEGKPEGMACADNAQMLINRLREEGGGQASGKRAVTSSTRKNARQASGA is encoded by the coding sequence ATGAGAATAGGCGAACTGGCGAAAATCAGCGGATTGGCGCCGTCACGCATCCGGTTTTACGAGGCAAGCGGCTTGATCAAATCCGTTGAGCGCAAGTCCAATGGCTACAGGGACTATGCGCCTGATACCGAGTGGGTTCTGGAGATCATCACCGGAGCGCAGGCGGCGGGGTTTTCATTGGAAGAAATCCGGCAATTGATGCCGATGAATGCCAGCGGCTGGCAGCACGAAGAGTTGCTCAGTGGGCTCAAGCAAAAGGTTGAGGAAATCGGTGTTCTACAGGAACGTTTAGCCCAAAACAAAGCGCAACTTCTGCTCGTCATCAAGGGCATCGAGGGTAAGCCCGAAGGCATGGCGTGTGCGGACAATGCGCAAATGCTGATAAATCGTTTGCGTGAAGAAGGGGGTGGCCAAGCTTCCGGCAAGCGTGCGGTAACGTCTTCCACGAGAAAAAACGCCCGCCAGGCTTCCGGAGCCTGA
- a CDS encoding acetoacetate decarboxylase (ADC), with protein sequence MLSPTETNTIDIAGHTVPVVKGGLYDRYRSNPPLSVIAAELPDVDLSWFKGLEKHKVDIGFESYSPNFYYQNSRVTAVYTADLDALRALMPPEVMATVQPLQVWPGRGLIAFTAYTYEHCDNDAYNEVAVSIITNKPGKSNLGPFTLIGQSMSGDFWGYVLKLPVNTELARVRGVVGYNLPKWLTGIDRKEGAQSVVYDITDSQTGKVDVSFKAKKLNGLSNDVDIVTSSFTNLDHQGRLAYGYAVSRQLSHGSSRDADSATLTLGDGSLSNYLRALKLGKMMKYEYVPEFQSALYAPKPLATLVGER encoded by the coding sequence ATGCTCAGCCCGACTGAAACCAACACAATCGATATCGCAGGCCACACAGTGCCGGTCGTCAAGGGCGGCCTGTACGACCGTTATCGCTCGAACCCGCCCCTGTCGGTGATTGCAGCAGAACTGCCGGATGTTGATTTGAGCTGGTTCAAAGGACTGGAAAAGCACAAGGTCGACATTGGCTTCGAGTCATACTCCCCGAACTTTTATTACCAGAACAGTCGCGTTACGGCGGTCTATACGGCCGATCTGGACGCACTGCGGGCCCTGATGCCTCCGGAAGTAATGGCCACCGTGCAACCCCTACAAGTCTGGCCGGGCCGGGGTTTGATCGCATTCACCGCGTACACCTATGAACATTGCGATAACGACGCCTATAACGAAGTGGCCGTGTCGATCATCACCAACAAGCCCGGCAAATCGAATCTGGGGCCGTTCACGCTGATTGGCCAGTCGATGTCTGGCGATTTCTGGGGCTATGTGCTCAAGCTGCCGGTCAATACAGAGCTTGCGCGGGTTCGTGGTGTCGTCGGCTATAACCTGCCGAAATGGCTGACCGGGATTGACCGCAAAGAAGGTGCGCAATCGGTGGTCTATGACATCACCGACAGCCAGACCGGCAAGGTCGATGTGTCCTTCAAAGCGAAGAAGCTCAATGGCCTCTCGAATGATGTCGATATCGTCACCAGCAGCTTCACCAACCTCGATCATCAGGGCCGACTGGCCTATGGGTACGCTGTTTCCCGCCAGCTCAGCCACGGCTCCAGCCGCGATGCGGATTCGGCCACCCTCACCTTGGGTGACGGCAGCCTGTCGAATTACCTCCGTGCCCTGAAACTCGGGAAAATGATGAAGTACGAATACGTGCCTGAGTTCCAGAGTGCGCTCTACGCGCCTAAACCGCTTGCCACTCTGGTTGGCGAGCGCTGA
- a CDS encoding type 1 glutamine amidotransferase domain-containing protein encodes MMLKTFVSYALVLIGSAFMTFANADTAPSTMTAKNRQILVILTNHASYPSRTDTTGLWLTELTHFTDVVEAAGYSTVFASPKGGAVPLDERSLGWLYMDKAAREHLQSPAFRARLQSTLPIADIDPSQFGVIYFTGGHGVMWDFPNNPDLRRVAETIYNQGGIVSAVCHGVAGLLDLKDEQGQLIIKGKNITGFSDREELFSGMKSQVPFFLEDKLVSQGARYRKGWLPFKSFAITDGRLVTGQNPQSPKAVAEAVMAVLSGENVTR; translated from the coding sequence ATGATGCTCAAGACCTTTGTTTCTTATGCGTTGGTATTGATAGGTAGCGCTTTCATGACATTTGCAAATGCTGACACCGCCCCTTCCACAATGACTGCCAAGAATCGCCAAATTCTGGTGATTCTGACCAATCACGCCAGCTATCCATCACGAACCGATACCACGGGGTTGTGGCTGACTGAGCTGACGCATTTCACCGATGTAGTGGAGGCGGCTGGCTACAGCACAGTTTTTGCCAGTCCCAAAGGCGGTGCGGTGCCACTGGACGAGCGCAGCCTCGGTTGGCTGTACATGGACAAAGCCGCCCGTGAGCATTTGCAGTCCCCGGCCTTTCGCGCTCGCCTGCAAAGCACGCTGCCGATCGCCGATATTGATCCGTCCCAGTTCGGCGTCATCTACTTCACCGGGGGCCATGGAGTGATGTGGGACTTCCCCAATAATCCCGACCTGCGGCGTGTCGCCGAAACCATCTACAACCAAGGTGGCATCGTCTCGGCCGTCTGCCATGGCGTAGCGGGTCTGTTGGATCTGAAGGATGAACAAGGCCAGTTGATCATCAAGGGCAAGAACATCACCGGCTTCTCTGATCGCGAAGAACTCTTCTCCGGCATGAAAAGCCAGGTTCCCTTCTTCCTTGAGGACAAGTTGGTGAGCCAGGGTGCGCGGTACCGCAAGGGCTGGCTGCCATTCAAGTCATTTGCCATCACGGATGGAAGGCTTGTCACCGGCCAAAACCCTCAATCGCCCAAAGCCGTAGCTGAAGCCGTGATGGCGGTGCTCTCTGGCGAAAACGTAACTCGCTGA
- a CDS encoding saccharopine dehydrogenase NADP-binding domain-containing protein: MSQQDNLDMQFKWMIYGANGYTGELIARDAVKRGLKPVLAGRNRDKVEALGRELGLETRVFGLDDEVRLLAQIKGHGLVLHCAGPFSATATPMMEACLRANAHYLDITGEIAVFEHAQSLSERARAAGVVICPGVGFDVVPTDCVAAALKNALPDATHLALGFDSRSSFSPGTAKTSIEGMAQGGKVRRDGKIVSVPLAYRVRRIDFGAGEKLAMTIPWGDVSTAWHTTGIANIEVFIPGSAGMIRGARFANFIRPLLGLSFVQSLLKARIGKTVVGPDQEKRADQGTYVWGEARNARGECRVARVHTANVYSLTVDAALAVVDYLLQMRPAGGSYTPARLLGAHMVTRLPGSGALNID; encoded by the coding sequence ATGAGTCAGCAAGACAACCTGGATATGCAGTTCAAATGGATGATCTATGGCGCCAATGGCTACACCGGCGAGTTGATCGCTCGTGATGCTGTAAAGCGTGGACTTAAACCTGTGCTGGCGGGACGCAACCGTGACAAGGTCGAAGCCCTGGGTCGGGAGCTGGGCCTTGAAACCCGAGTGTTCGGACTGGACGATGAAGTGCGGTTGCTTGCTCAGATCAAAGGCCATGGCTTGGTTCTGCATTGCGCAGGGCCGTTTTCAGCGACCGCCACCCCTATGATGGAAGCCTGCTTGCGCGCCAATGCGCACTACCTGGACATCACCGGCGAAATTGCCGTATTCGAGCACGCCCAGTCCTTGAGTGAACGGGCGCGCGCGGCGGGTGTGGTCATTTGCCCCGGCGTCGGCTTTGATGTGGTGCCGACTGACTGTGTCGCCGCCGCATTGAAAAACGCACTGCCGGATGCAACGCATCTGGCGCTGGGGTTTGATTCGCGCTCGAGCTTTTCACCCGGCACTGCCAAAACTTCGATTGAAGGTATGGCGCAGGGCGGCAAGGTTCGTCGTGACGGCAAAATCGTCTCAGTACCGCTGGCGTATCGGGTACGGCGTATCGACTTTGGCGCCGGAGAGAAATTGGCCATGACCATTCCTTGGGGCGACGTTTCCACAGCTTGGCATACCACTGGTATTGCCAATATCGAAGTGTTTATTCCAGGCTCTGCGGGGATGATTCGCGGCGCCAGATTCGCCAATTTCATTCGTCCACTGTTGGGTTTGTCCTTCGTGCAGAGCCTGCTGAAGGCGCGCATCGGCAAGACAGTAGTCGGCCCGGATCAGGAAAAGCGTGCCGATCAAGGCACCTATGTATGGGGTGAGGCTAGAAACGCTCGCGGCGAATGCAGAGTCGCACGCGTGCACACCGCAAACGTCTACAGTCTGACGGTCGACGCAGCCTTGGCTGTGGTCGACTACCTGCTACAGATGCGCCCAGCTGGCGGCTCCTACACACCCGCTCGGTTGTTGGGCGCCCATATGGTGACGCGCTTGCCAGGGTCTGGCGCGTTGAACATCGACTGA
- a CDS encoding NADH:flavin oxidoreductase/NADH oxidase family protein, which produces MNVFNTLMLPNGSTIKNRIAKAAMEENMADADQAPSEELMRLYQAWADGGAGLIITGNVMVDGRAMTGPGGVVLQDDQQLDKFKRWARIGRSSGAQFWLQINHPGRQMQSNLGQKTWAPSAVPLELGKMSKRFATPHAMTAGVIEEVIQRFANTARLGEQAGFTGVEIHAAHGYLLSQFLSPLTNQRTDEWGGSLENRARLLLEIVKAVRAVVSADFAVAVKLNSADFQRGGFTADDAKKVVELLNDLGVDMVELSGGSYEVPAMQGDARDGRTLAREAYFLEFARDLQTVAQMPVMVTGGIRRRPVAESVVQSGVDMVGIGTALAIDPHLPRDWLQGKENAPQLPPITWKNKAIASLANMAVVKFQLRKLSRAKKPDPSVSPLRALILQQLFMAFRTRQYRKWIETSAHYNGLGDAR; this is translated from the coding sequence ATGAATGTGTTCAACACCCTGATGCTTCCCAACGGTTCGACCATCAAGAACCGAATCGCCAAAGCCGCCATGGAAGAGAACATGGCGGATGCTGACCAGGCACCCTCCGAAGAACTCATGCGTCTCTATCAAGCATGGGCCGACGGTGGTGCAGGCCTAATTATCACCGGCAACGTGATGGTCGACGGCCGCGCCATGACCGGGCCGGGTGGCGTGGTGTTGCAGGACGATCAGCAACTGGACAAGTTCAAGCGCTGGGCGCGTATTGGGCGATCTAGCGGTGCGCAGTTCTGGTTGCAGATCAATCACCCAGGTCGGCAGATGCAGTCCAATCTTGGGCAAAAAACCTGGGCACCGTCAGCCGTGCCGCTGGAGCTGGGTAAAATGTCCAAGCGTTTTGCCACGCCTCACGCGATGACCGCTGGCGTGATCGAAGAAGTCATTCAGCGCTTTGCGAACACCGCACGCCTGGGCGAACAAGCCGGATTCACCGGCGTGGAAATCCACGCTGCCCATGGCTATTTGTTGAGCCAGTTCCTTTCGCCGTTGACCAATCAAAGGACGGACGAGTGGGGTGGCTCTCTAGAAAACCGAGCACGCCTGTTGCTCGAAATCGTCAAGGCGGTCAGGGCTGTGGTTTCTGCGGATTTTGCAGTGGCGGTCAAACTCAACTCCGCCGATTTCCAGCGCGGAGGATTCACCGCCGATGACGCGAAAAAGGTAGTTGAGTTGCTCAACGACCTGGGCGTGGACATGGTGGAGTTGTCGGGAGGCAGCTACGAAGTACCCGCCATGCAGGGTGACGCGCGCGATGGTCGCACCCTCGCTCGCGAAGCTTATTTCCTTGAGTTCGCCCGTGATCTCCAAACGGTCGCCCAAATGCCGGTGATGGTTACCGGCGGTATACGTCGCCGCCCGGTGGCCGAAAGCGTCGTGCAGAGTGGTGTGGACATGGTGGGCATCGGAACGGCGTTAGCCATCGATCCGCACTTGCCTCGTGATTGGTTGCAGGGCAAAGAGAATGCCCCTCAATTGCCGCCGATCACCTGGAAAAACAAAGCCATCGCATCCTTGGCGAACATGGCAGTAGTGAAGTTTCAATTACGCAAACTCAGCCGGGCTAAAAAGCCCGATCCGAGCGTTTCACCGTTGCGCGCGCTGATCCTGCAACAGCTCTTCATGGCCTTTCGCACTCGCCAGTATCGGAAATGGATTGAAACGTCTGCGCATTACAACGGCCTGGGAGACGCAAGATGA
- a CDS encoding coniferyl aldehyde dehydrogenase has translation MTVAVEDSPVIDIANTLDQQRRAFLNDGPPGLKRRRTNLIKLRAVVLAHRREVEDAISTDFGNRSRHETDIMELLGVVQSIDYLLRHLRRFMKPERRHVAAFHRAGRAYVEYQPKGVIGVMAPWNYPFSLTFIPLATALAAGNRVMIKPSELTPRTSELIQRMLASCFSADEVAVVLGGPETGAYFSRLPFDHLLFTGSTQVGRMVMRAASDNLVPLTLELGGKSPVVLAPGHAGRSALESIVFGKLSNAGQTCVAPDYALVHEDDLGEFITQYRDAVARTYPQGPASPDYTSIISDRHYMRLHTLIKDARAKGADVIEVGVTPERATERPRTLAPVLIVGAEDDALVMQEEIFGPLLPVRTYRSLDEVIDYINARPRPLALYYFGNMDADSEAVLKRTTSGNVGINNTLLHVAVDDLPFGGVGPSGMGAYHGIEGFRSMSHAKGVFVQGRWSLPSLLRAPFGKLAKFAIAITLRARP, from the coding sequence ATGACCGTCGCTGTAGAAGACTCCCCAGTTATCGACATCGCCAATACGCTCGACCAACAAAGAAGGGCATTTCTTAACGACGGGCCACCCGGCCTCAAACGACGCAGGACCAACCTGATCAAATTGCGCGCGGTGGTTCTCGCTCACAGGCGTGAAGTAGAGGATGCGATCAGTACTGATTTCGGCAATCGCTCCAGGCATGAAACCGACATCATGGAACTGCTTGGCGTGGTTCAGTCCATTGACTACTTGTTGCGACACCTGCGCCGTTTCATGAAGCCCGAACGTCGTCATGTCGCGGCGTTTCATCGCGCCGGCCGCGCCTATGTGGAGTACCAGCCTAAAGGTGTGATTGGAGTCATGGCGCCTTGGAACTACCCGTTCTCCCTAACCTTCATCCCATTGGCAACTGCGCTCGCGGCTGGCAACCGGGTGATGATCAAACCCTCCGAGCTTACGCCACGCACCAGCGAATTGATTCAGCGCATGCTGGCGAGCTGCTTTTCTGCCGATGAGGTAGCAGTGGTACTGGGCGGCCCTGAGACAGGCGCCTATTTCAGCAGACTTCCGTTCGATCACCTGCTGTTCACCGGCAGCACTCAGGTAGGTCGAATGGTAATGCGCGCCGCCAGTGACAATCTGGTACCGCTGACCCTTGAACTGGGCGGCAAGAGCCCCGTGGTCTTGGCGCCAGGCCATGCAGGGCGTAGCGCATTGGAAAGCATCGTCTTCGGCAAATTATCCAATGCTGGTCAGACCTGCGTTGCACCGGACTACGCCCTGGTTCATGAAGACGACCTGGGCGAGTTCATCACCCAATACCGCGACGCTGTTGCCCGTACTTATCCGCAAGGCCCAGCCAGTCCCGATTACACCTCGATCATCAGCGACAGGCATTACATGCGGTTGCATACTCTCATCAAAGACGCGCGCGCAAAGGGAGCAGACGTGATCGAGGTAGGAGTGACCCCAGAGCGTGCGACAGAGCGACCGCGGACATTGGCTCCGGTGTTGATCGTGGGAGCCGAAGACGATGCATTGGTCATGCAGGAAGAAATCTTCGGCCCACTGCTACCGGTTCGCACCTACCGCTCTCTCGACGAAGTAATTGACTACATCAACGCCAGGCCGCGTCCACTAGCGCTTTACTATTTCGGCAATATGGATGCCGACAGCGAGGCTGTGCTCAAGCGCACCACATCCGGGAATGTCGGCATCAACAACACTCTGCTGCACGTTGCTGTGGATGATCTACCATTCGGCGGCGTAGGGCCGAGCGGTATGGGGGCCTACCACGGTATCGAGGGTTTTCGCTCCATGAGCCATGCCAAGGGAGTATTCGTCCAGGGGCGCTGGAGCCTACCTAGCCTGCTTAGAGCACCTTTCGGCAAACTGGCTAAATTCGCCATAGCAATCACGCTTCGGGCGCGGCCATAA